From the Ruminiclostridium josui JCM 17888 genome, one window contains:
- a CDS encoding B12-binding domain-containing radical SAM protein produces MIENKYVCLIQPHTSYKLATIQPALFDQFDSIGLLALAGYLREKGYTVDILHLAKAYRNGYTKKQVEEKIKERKPILFGIGNMWLHQSVGMLETAQMIRDIYGDIPIVVGGQHASFFARDIVEDYSGLINGVIVGEGEETLYQLVRSVEEGGTIDPTVPGFMSRQEDGEIIYIPRNVTLEMDSLPFMSHKGVWPEVRPKKGDIIPSVAAIDTVRGGCPTDCGHCLEANSLGKHGREKRAFHSPEYLVEQLKRYLSEGKTYIVIQDSFYANGDGPIAEFIERVCKENIRTDAMHFFIEPGYVSSDIFKVLEKFPADKVAIDYGIETGSEKVAKNMNRFFKMDSIYRDIEALGKTNTLATAWWLISLPGETEEDVRLTEEAIKNTIDLGVFTERVSQMLLFPQSELYKKRHLYDINAYFHNYNDFKIFSTIERRENGIYPELVTHDMPYQTKEDTLRLLKDLKKTVRKATESSRHLEKMKKLGYELNDYDFF; encoded by the coding sequence TTGATAGAGAATAAATATGTTTGTCTGATACAACCACATACATCTTATAAGTTGGCAACTATTCAACCGGCGCTCTTTGACCAGTTTGACAGTATTGGTTTGCTTGCTTTGGCAGGTTATCTGAGGGAGAAGGGATATACAGTAGACATTCTGCATTTAGCTAAAGCATATAGAAATGGATATACAAAAAAGCAGGTTGAAGAAAAAATTAAGGAACGTAAACCGATTTTATTTGGTATAGGAAATATGTGGCTTCATCAAAGTGTAGGTATGCTGGAAACAGCACAAATGATCCGGGATATTTATGGCGACATACCCATTGTAGTCGGGGGTCAGCATGCAAGTTTTTTTGCAAGGGATATTGTAGAGGATTATTCTGGCCTGATAAATGGTGTTATTGTGGGAGAAGGGGAGGAAACACTTTACCAACTAGTAAGGTCAGTTGAAGAAGGAGGCACCATAGATCCCACTGTTCCGGGCTTTATGTCTAGACAAGAGGACGGAGAAATAATATATATACCAAGAAATGTGACACTGGAAATGGATAGCTTGCCTTTTATGTCTCATAAGGGAGTCTGGCCTGAGGTTCGCCCCAAAAAAGGAGATATCATTCCTTCCGTAGCGGCAATAGATACTGTTAGAGGAGGATGTCCAACCGATTGTGGTCATTGTCTTGAAGCAAATAGTTTAGGAAAGCATGGAAGAGAAAAAAGGGCTTTTCATTCTCCAGAGTATTTGGTAGAGCAGTTGAAAAGGTATCTGAGTGAGGGGAAAACCTACATTGTTATACAGGATTCATTTTATGCAAATGGGGATGGACCTATTGCAGAATTTATAGAAAGAGTATGTAAGGAAAATATTAGAACGGATGCGATGCACTTTTTTATTGAACCGGGTTATGTAAGCAGTGATATATTTAAGGTGCTTGAGAAATTTCCTGCCGATAAAGTTGCTATTGACTATGGCATAGAGACAGGGTCGGAAAAAGTTGCAAAAAATATGAATAGATTCTTTAAAATGGACAGCATATACAGGGATATTGAGGCATTAGGAAAGACAAATACACTGGCAACTGCATGGTGGCTTATAAGCCTTCCGGGGGAGACAGAGGAAGATGTAAGGCTGACGGAGGAAGCAATAAAAAATACAATTGACTTGGGAGTATTTACCGAAAGGGTTTCTCAAATGCTGCTTTTCCCTCAGAGCGAATTGTACAAAAAACGGCATTTGTATGATATTAATGCATACTTTCATAATTATAATGATTTTAAAATTTTTTCTACGATTGAACGTAGGGAAAATGGTATTTACCCTGAACTTGTGACACATGATATGCCATATCAGACTAAAGAGGATACACTAAGGTTACTAAAAGATTTAAAAAAGACGGTACGCAAAGCTACCGAAAGTTCAAGGCATTTAGAGAAAATGAAAAAACTTGGATACGAGCTAAATGATTACGACTTTTTTTAA
- a CDS encoding chloramphenicol acetyltransferase translates to MKYIEMDKSPRKNIFKLFKQMDYPHFSLCANVDVTELYNYASKYSLSFFKTMMFFVSKTANEIKEFRYRIQGENVVEYDVVHPSYILLTKEDAFNFCTVEFKDDFIEFYSEAVRTAKELQGNIDLEHEPERDDLILITCTPWLTFTSIMHPAHMHPVDCLPRIAWGKYFDERQRIKMPLAVQAHHSLIDGLHVGKYYSLLQKYLDNPEPHLK, encoded by the coding sequence GTGAAGTATATAGAAATGGATAAAAGTCCGAGGAAAAATATATTTAAACTATTCAAGCAAATGGATTATCCTCATTTTAGTCTATGTGCAAATGTAGATGTAACAGAATTGTACAATTATGCAAGTAAGTATAGTTTATCTTTCTTTAAAACAATGATGTTCTTTGTGTCAAAAACGGCAAATGAAATCAAAGAATTTCGTTATCGTATTCAAGGGGAAAATGTGGTAGAGTATGATGTGGTGCATCCCTCATACATTTTACTGACTAAGGAAGATGCTTTTAATTTTTGTACGGTTGAATTTAAAGATGATTTTATTGAGTTTTACTCAGAGGCTGTACGCACTGCAAAGGAATTGCAGGGTAATATTGACCTGGAGCATGAACCTGAACGGGATGATCTTATATTAATTACATGTACTCCATGGTTAACTTTTACAAGTATAATGCATCCTGCACATATGCACCCGGTAGATTGCCTTCCCAGAATTGCATGGGGAAAATATTTTGATGAGAGACAAAGAATAAAAATGCCATTGGCGGTACAAGCACATCATTCACTAATTGACGGATTACATGTGGGTAAATACTATAGTCTGCTTCAAAAATATTTGGATAATCCAGAGCCTCATTTAAAATAA
- a CDS encoding IS256 family transposase produces MSVLSKELVQEIIAENDFKNPGEIISFLKEAFKDVLQEMLEAEMDVSLGYSRDESRHKITDNSRNGYSTKKLKSEFGPVQIDIPRDRKGEFEPKIVPKYKRDVSGIEDKVISLYARGMSTRDIHDQVKELYGIDISAEMVSKITERILPEIKEWQGRPLEAIYPFVFMDAIHYKVRTDGQIVNRAAYVVMGVDISGKKDILGIWIGENESSKFWLGVLNDLKNRGIEDVLIFCVDGLTGLKEAIAAAFPKSEIQRCIIHQLRNSFKYVSYKDLKAFSKDFKTVYTSPSEEIALNRFEDLKNKWGKDYPYAFKSWENNWEVLSPYYKFPEQIRKIIYTTNIIEGLHRQFRKVTKTKSVFPSDTSLEKMLYLASMNVIKKWTQRYRNWDQVMSQLMIMYDGRLDNYI; encoded by the coding sequence ATGAGCGTATTATCAAAAGAGCTAGTACAGGAAATAATTGCGGAGAATGATTTTAAAAATCCCGGAGAAATAATCTCCTTTTTAAAGGAGGCATTTAAAGATGTTCTTCAGGAAATGCTTGAAGCCGAAATGGATGTTTCTCTTGGGTATTCCCGAGATGAGTCAAGACATAAAATTACCGACAACAGTAGAAACGGTTACTCAACAAAAAAACTAAAGAGTGAATTCGGCCCTGTACAGATTGATATTCCAAGGGACAGAAAAGGTGAATTTGAGCCTAAAATAGTTCCCAAGTACAAAAGGGATGTATCAGGAATTGAGGATAAGGTGATTTCTCTTTATGCCCGAGGCATGTCTACCAGAGATATTCACGATCAGGTTAAAGAGCTTTATGGAATAGATATTTCTGCTGAAATGGTTAGTAAAATAACTGAAAGAATCCTTCCTGAAATAAAAGAATGGCAAGGTAGGCCCCTTGAGGCTATCTATCCTTTTGTATTTATGGATGCTATCCATTACAAGGTAAGAACTGATGGACAAATAGTAAATAGAGCTGCTTATGTTGTTATGGGTGTAGATATTTCAGGTAAGAAAGATATCCTTGGAATATGGATTGGAGAGAACGAATCCTCCAAGTTCTGGTTAGGTGTGTTAAATGACCTTAAAAACAGAGGTATAGAAGATGTACTCATATTCTGTGTGGACGGACTTACAGGGCTCAAAGAAGCTATTGCAGCTGCTTTTCCAAAGTCAGAAATTCAAAGGTGTATAATTCATCAACTAAGAAACTCATTTAAATATGTTTCATATAAGGATTTGAAGGCTTTTTCAAAGGATTTTAAAACTGTCTACACAAGCCCCAGTGAAGAAATAGCATTAAACCGGTTTGAAGACCTGAAAAACAAATGGGGCAAGGATTATCCATATGCATTTAAAAGTTGGGAAAACAATTGGGAAGTTTTATCACCATATTACAAGTTCCCGGAGCAGATAAGAAAAATAATATATACAACCAATATAATTGAAGGATTGCATCGGCAGTTCAGAAAAGTTACTAAGACAAAATCCGTTTTTCCTTCTGATACTTCTCTTGAAAAGATGCTTTATTTGGCATCAATGAATGTAATAAAAAAATGGACTCAACGATACCGGAATTGGGATCAGGTCATGAGTCAATTAATGATTATGTACGATGGGAGACTGGATAACTATATTTAA
- a CDS encoding HelD family protein — MNGKQIQEKSLNHIEDNVNDSSIFSNFPDEIEHLEKIKDKLNDALESYNKSVKHYDEQYMDSKRYLANYRSEIDPKEIFQNEISMEQIERAGTHAVKMRDRINKLLESPYFARIDFTEDESEIPSVFYIGRFSFSDANQSNILIYDWRTPISSMFYDCELGQAGYDAPVGRINGDLTRKRQLKIVQGEMKYVLESSINIQDDVLQRELSHTSDEKMKTIIATIQREQNQIIRNEQAETLIIQGVAGSGKTSIALHRIAYLLYRFKDTLSAKNVVILSPNKVFADYISNVLPELGEEPIFEMSFADVAEIQLDGIINFEPDKDPLETNDTAWAERVKFKSRFEFIKMMDDYLEYATTEYFQPTDYEFGNFKVDREWILSRYNAYKNYPIKIKLSEVASDIYDKLQTENIRDDELPKPKSILKKLSEMFKIKNTLALYKDFYKTMKLPDKFVMPDKKTLEWADVYPFMYFHSVFEGLKENKLIKHVIIDEMQDYTPVQYIVLNKLFKCKKTILGDYGQSLNPNHLHSLDDLKKVYEGVNYVELNKSYRSTYEIINFAKQIQNVTKLEPIERHGDIPELISCSDSEDELLKIKEKIDAFQHSGNVTLGIILKTNSMAASLYDKLSKDYDAHLITTDSQQFANGITITSIQMSKGLEFDEVIIPSANIETYYTDYDRKLLYIACTRAMHKLSLLYTGSLTELLKGE; from the coding sequence ATGAACGGTAAACAAATACAAGAAAAATCTTTAAACCACATTGAAGATAATGTGAATGATTCAAGCATATTTAGTAATTTCCCAGATGAAATTGAGCATCTTGAGAAAATCAAGGATAAATTGAATGATGCTCTAGAAAGCTATAATAAATCAGTCAAACATTATGATGAGCAGTATATGGATTCTAAGCGGTACCTTGCCAATTATCGTAGTGAAATAGACCCAAAAGAAATATTTCAAAATGAGATTTCTATGGAGCAAATTGAAAGAGCCGGTACTCATGCGGTAAAAATGAGGGATAGAATTAACAAGTTATTAGAATCTCCTTACTTTGCAAGAATTGATTTTACTGAAGATGAAAGCGAAATTCCCTCTGTTTTTTACATCGGCAGATTTTCTTTTTCTGATGCAAATCAGTCAAATATTTTGATTTACGACTGGCGAACTCCTATCTCAAGTATGTTTTATGACTGTGAACTGGGTCAAGCAGGCTATGACGCACCAGTTGGAAGAATTAATGGAGATCTGACCCGTAAACGGCAATTGAAAATAGTTCAAGGGGAAATGAAATATGTTTTAGAAAGTTCAATAAACATTCAGGATGATGTACTACAAAGAGAGCTAAGCCACACGTCCGACGAAAAAATGAAGACAATAATCGCTACCATACAAAGAGAGCAAAATCAAATTATCAGAAACGAGCAAGCAGAAACTCTTATTATTCAGGGGGTTGCCGGATCAGGTAAAACGTCAATTGCACTACATCGAATAGCATATTTACTATATCGTTTTAAGGATACCTTGTCTGCTAAAAATGTAGTTATTCTTTCTCCAAACAAGGTTTTCGCAGACTATATTTCTAATGTATTACCTGAATTAGGTGAAGAACCAATCTTTGAAATGAGTTTTGCCGATGTTGCCGAAATACAATTAGATGGGATAATTAACTTCGAACCCGACAAGGACCCTCTTGAAACAAATGATACCGCTTGGGCAGAGAGAGTAAAATTTAAATCCAGATTTGAGTTTATAAAAATGATGGATGACTATCTTGAATATGCAACAACTGAATACTTCCAACCCACAGATTATGAATTTGGTAATTTTAAAGTTGATAGGGAATGGATTCTATCACGGTATAATGCATATAAAAATTATCCCATAAAAATCAAACTATCTGAAGTAGCATCAGATATTTACGATAAACTCCAAACTGAGAATATCAGGGATGATGAATTACCAAAGCCAAAATCTATTTTAAAGAAATTAAGCGAAATGTTTAAGATAAAAAATACATTAGCTCTTTATAAAGACTTTTATAAGACAATGAAGTTACCGGATAAATTCGTAATGCCTGATAAGAAAACGCTGGAGTGGGCTGATGTTTACCCCTTTATGTACTTTCATTCTGTCTTTGAGGGTTTGAAGGAAAACAAATTAATAAAGCACGTTATTATTGATGAAATGCAAGATTATACACCTGTCCAATATATTGTTTTAAATAAGCTTTTTAAATGCAAAAAAACAATACTTGGAGATTATGGGCAGTCTCTCAATCCAAATCACCTTCATTCTCTTGATGACCTCAAAAAAGTTTACGAAGGTGTAAATTACGTCGAACTGAATAAAAGCTATCGTTCAACATACGAAATTATTAATTTTGCCAAACAGATACAAAATGTTACAAAGCTAGAACCAATAGAGCGTCACGGAGATATACCTGAACTTATTTCTTGCAGCGATTCAGAGGATGAACTTTTAAAAATAAAAGAAAAAATTGATGCCTTTCAGCATAGTGGTAATGTGACACTTGGCATTATCCTTAAGACAAATAGTATGGCAGCTTCGCTATACGATAAGTTATCCAAAGATTACGATGCCCATTTAATTACCACTGATAGCCAACAGTTTGCTAATGGAATAACAATTACCTCAATTCAAATGTCTAAAGGCCTTGAATTTGATGAGGTAATTATTCCTTCAGCAAACATTGAGACCTATTACACTGATTATGACCGTAAGCTTTTGTATATTGCCTGTACCCGTGCCATGCACAAACTATCACTTCTATATACTGGAAGTTTAACTGAATTACTAAAAGGTGAATAA
- a CDS encoding class I SAM-dependent methyltransferase, translated as MFTCERFIDKIIQRLYRNNSLEGENELDYWNRLWQKSIDYYKEKGVPEEIESLWWKYLYDEMLDHYIELLGTINNKSICELGSGSGYSSLMMATKGANVTLVDYAPLSSEYSKLICQYMNLDANKINFITDDAFSKDLNIGQFDVVWNCGVIEHYDWDEAVELIRIMAKHATKGGKVMVTLPNLIAPEFIYLTITVGKSSEKYYSYRMLKKIMQEAGLLNVQVKAINYWLPSNISGEFANKMRKYKFFKHFKGLCWLFTAIGEKQ; from the coding sequence GTGTTTACATGCGAAAGGTTTATAGATAAAATTATTCAAAGATTATATCGGAATAATTCTCTTGAGGGTGAGAATGAATTAGATTATTGGAATAGACTTTGGCAGAAAAGTATTGATTATTACAAGGAAAAGGGAGTACCTGAAGAAATTGAAAGCCTTTGGTGGAAGTATTTATACGACGAAATGTTGGACCATTATATAGAGCTTTTAGGAACAATAAATAACAAATCAATATGTGAATTAGGAAGCGGTTCAGGGTATTCTAGTTTGATGATGGCAACAAAAGGAGCTAATGTAACACTGGTTGATTATGCACCTCTTTCATCAGAATATTCAAAGCTGATATGCCAGTATATGAATTTAGATGCTAACAAGATAAATTTTATAACAGATGATGCTTTTTCAAAAGACCTGAATATAGGGCAATTTGACGTTGTATGGAACTGTGGTGTTATAGAGCATTATGATTGGGATGAGGCTGTAGAGCTTATAAGAATCATGGCAAAGCACGCAACTAAAGGTGGAAAAGTTATGGTAACTCTGCCTAATCTGATAGCGCCGGAATTTATATACTTAACAATTACCGTTGGAAAAAGCAGCGAGAAATACTACTCATACCGAATGCTGAAAAAAATTATGCAGGAGGCGGGATTATTAAATGTACAAGTGAAAGCAATTAATTATTGGTTGCCGTCTAATATATCCGGCGAATTTGCTAATAAGATGAGGAAATATAAATTTTTTAAACATTTCAAAGGACTGTGTTGGCTGTTTACCGCAATCGGGGAAAAACAATAA
- a CDS encoding bilin reductase — protein MSDNSVFLSNKTMIEKEIEDGLNILNHSYTINEIDCGQFSNLQIQNIVYNIKQYEIVGVGNLLLMESKDSSELQMLTFVITPYYKNLPLFSSDYLFIGEKRNFLVEYYDLVKEKNSLYNAYLDKLQAIKDKYADLPDMKLKECWYDSLKTVCIAKKTSSAQDDIILSIFNENLHRFIEAEQEMDILSESEKVVKLKITKDYVNNLIDIGGVSTNVFKNSMGAESIKKFFNSVFFGTEKF, from the coding sequence ATGAGTGATAATTCTGTTTTTTTGTCTAACAAAACAATGATTGAAAAAGAAATTGAAGATGGCCTGAATATTCTTAACCATAGTTATACAATTAACGAAATAGATTGTGGACAGTTTTCCAATCTTCAAATACAAAATATAGTATATAATATTAAACAATATGAAATCGTTGGTGTTGGTAATCTATTGTTGATGGAATCAAAAGATTCATCAGAACTGCAGATGCTTACTTTTGTAATTACACCTTACTATAAGAATTTGCCTCTTTTCTCTAGTGACTATTTATTTATTGGGGAAAAACGAAATTTTTTAGTTGAATATTATGATTTGGTGAAGGAAAAGAATTCACTATATAATGCATATCTTGATAAGCTCCAAGCTATAAAGGACAAATATGCAGATTTACCTGACATGAAACTAAAAGAATGTTGGTATGATTCATTAAAAACAGTATGCATTGCCAAAAAAACTTCAAGTGCACAGGATGATATCATACTCTCAATTTTTAATGAAAATTTACATAGATTTATTGAAGCAGAACAAGAAATGGATATCCTTTCAGAAAGTGAAAAGGTGGTTAAATTAAAGATTACAAAAGATTACGTAAATAATCTGATTGATATTGGAGGCGTATCTACAAATGTATTTAAGAATTCCATGGGTGCTGAATCTATAAAGAAATTCTTCAATTCTGTTTTCTTTGGGACAGAAAAATTTTAG
- a CDS encoding NAD(P)/FAD-dependent oxidoreductase, with translation MSKTVDLIIVGAGPAGLMAAKTAAEMGLRVVIVEKSKNFDHLKRACSAQIILDDGYENEFVHVNDGKIIFERNNFQVKYTGQLKDVTDKYYYSPRGHKIHFAHPDKKPFAVKFDKNKLLQDLCKECEDLGVDIRMSTLAYEGSDMGDYVKIGLRENDKRYTIEAKKAIISEGVNAKLTGMFGLNKGRQHFATAHVVKYIIKGVSGYIPNSWNLYYGKTYHSNAAVIVGPSLYGDDTVELTLSGNKSIRPKSIFENVITNSPLKDQFANTTVLDIHGCAVKAFMSLKKPYTKNVLSIGDSAAFVEVEVQGALMCGYHAAKAINSELDGKNGFESYTRWWNEAFEFNRDEYLKVSQGYALVPTYTDDELDYLFSLIEGKTLEGTYSQYKTPKLIWDSILQNKDKIQIERPAIFNKILNMNQLTLAGTF, from the coding sequence ATGAGTAAAACAGTAGACTTAATCATTGTGGGTGCTGGTCCTGCAGGACTTATGGCTGCAAAAACTGCAGCTGAAATGGGGCTTAGGGTTGTAATAGTTGAGAAAAGTAAGAATTTTGATCACCTGAAACGTGCATGTTCCGCTCAGATAATTTTAGATGACGGATATGAAAATGAGTTCGTTCATGTAAATGACGGGAAAATTATTTTTGAGAGGAATAATTTCCAGGTTAAGTACACCGGACAATTAAAGGATGTTACTGACAAATACTATTACTCTCCTCGTGGACATAAGATTCATTTTGCACATCCAGACAAGAAGCCCTTTGCCGTCAAGTTTGATAAGAACAAGCTTCTTCAGGACTTATGTAAAGAATGTGAAGATCTAGGAGTAGACATAAGAATGTCAACTCTAGCCTACGAAGGTTCTGATATGGGGGACTATGTGAAAATAGGTCTCAGAGAAAATGATAAGCGGTATACCATTGAGGCCAAAAAAGCAATTATTTCTGAAGGTGTTAATGCAAAACTAACAGGGATGTTTGGTCTTAATAAAGGCAGACAGCATTTTGCAACAGCTCATGTTGTAAAGTATATTATCAAAGGGGTATCGGGATATATTCCAAACAGTTGGAATTTATATTATGGAAAAACATATCATTCCAATGCAGCAGTAATTGTAGGACCAAGCTTATATGGTGACGACACCGTAGAATTAACACTTTCTGGAAATAAAAGCATAAGACCTAAATCAATCTTTGAAAATGTAATTACTAACAGCCCCCTTAAAGACCAGTTTGCTAATACAACTGTATTAGATATTCATGGGTGTGCAGTTAAAGCATTTATGTCTTTGAAGAAGCCGTATACGAAAAATGTCCTCTCTATAGGTGATAGTGCTGCATTTGTTGAAGTTGAGGTACAGGGTGCTTTAATGTGCGGATATCATGCAGCAAAAGCTATAAATAGTGAGCTTGATGGTAAGAATGGCTTTGAAAGTTATACTCGTTGGTGGAATGAGGCTTTTGAATTCAACCGTGATGAATATCTTAAAGTTTCTCAGGGTTATGCGCTGGTTCCCACATATACAGACGATGAACTGGACTACTTATTCTCATTAATCGAAGGTAAAACCCTGGAAGGTACATATAGTCAATATAAAACACCAAAACTTATCTGGGATTCCATTTTGCAAAATAAAGATAAAATTCAAATTGAAAGACCTGCTATATTTAACAAAATATTGAATATGAACCAGTTAACACTGGCAGGTACATTTTAA
- a CDS encoding NAD(P)/FAD-dependent oxidoreductase, translating to MQIQDKKLVFTRNNFSIPYTGRLKKVVNNYHYSPSGHRIHFAHPDGRPFAIKFDKGQLLQDLWKDCERLGVELRLETLAYGGSDTGDFVKLELKSKGRTSEIQAKKLVIAEGANAKLTGVFGLNNDRGLFGTPFVLIYTIENTCGFEPGSWNQYYGSAYHPYGEIIVAPSLEDDNTIELTIAGNKQLLPETFYDGITQNSPLKENFANSRIIDKQGCSLRSYAPLKKPYLSNVITIGDSAAHVEVIVQGAIMCGYHAARAINDELQGKNGFEEYTAWWNDAFDFNRGDFKDFISMYGSLTMMPKYTDDELDYLFSLLEGRVLNGDFSQFETPKKLWRSLLEYKEKIESERPLLYEKIKKIEKFNL from the coding sequence TTGCAAATACAAGATAAAAAGTTAGTATTTACAAGAAATAACTTTAGTATACCTTATACAGGACGTTTAAAGAAAGTTGTAAACAATTACCATTATTCCCCTAGTGGTCATAGAATACATTTTGCTCATCCTGATGGAAGACCATTTGCAATCAAATTTGATAAAGGGCAATTGCTTCAGGATTTATGGAAAGATTGTGAGAGGCTGGGAGTAGAGTTAAGGTTGGAGACCTTGGCCTATGGCGGTTCGGATACAGGGGATTTTGTTAAGTTAGAGCTTAAATCTAAAGGACGCACTTCTGAAATTCAGGCTAAAAAATTGGTAATAGCCGAGGGAGCCAACGCAAAGCTTACTGGTGTATTTGGCCTAAATAATGATAGAGGCTTGTTTGGTACACCTTTTGTTTTAATATATACAATTGAGAATACTTGTGGTTTTGAACCCGGGAGTTGGAACCAGTATTACGGAAGTGCATATCATCCTTACGGAGAAATAATTGTCGCCCCAAGCCTTGAAGATGATAACACTATAGAATTGACTATTGCAGGAAACAAACAGTTATTGCCAGAAACATTTTATGATGGCATTACCCAAAATAGCCCACTAAAAGAGAATTTTGCAAATTCACGGATTATTGACAAACAAGGATGCTCACTCAGGTCTTATGCGCCACTTAAAAAGCCATACTTAAGCAACGTAATTACTATAGGTGACAGTGCAGCACATGTTGAGGTTATTGTCCAAGGGGCTATAATGTGCGGATACCATGCTGCCAGAGCAATAAATGATGAGCTCCAGGGTAAAAATGGCTTTGAGGAGTATACAGCATGGTGGAATGATGCTTTCGATTTTAATCGTGGTGATTTTAAGGATTTTATCAGTATGTACGGCAGCCTGACAATGATGCCGAAATATACGGATGATGAGCTTGACTACCTATTTTCATTGCTTGAAGGTAGAGTGCTTAACGGTGATTTTAGTCAGTTTGAAACACCAAAGAAATTATGGCGTTCTTTATTAGAGTATAAAGAAAAAATTGAGAGTGAAAGACCCCTTTTATACGAAAAAATAAAGAAAATTGAGAAATTTAATTTGTAA
- a CDS encoding TetR/AcrR family transcriptional regulator: protein MNNKMTTRTKQAIASKNKIYKCGEKLIRKYGFDSVTVEQIAKKAGVSVGTYYYYYESKMDLLREAFNKADKYFLEQVEGKLTERECKKRIVEFFDIYADYTLKDEIDVIKKFYTSENKMFIVDGRGMQNVLTNIIRDGQKNNEISKDSTPETLTKMLFVVARGIIFDWCLYDGKTDLKKEMKEIMEMITKQI, encoded by the coding sequence ATGAATAATAAAATGACAACAAGAACTAAGCAGGCAATTGCATCAAAAAATAAAATATATAAGTGCGGAGAAAAGCTAATTCGGAAATATGGATTTGATTCTGTAACAGTAGAGCAGATTGCAAAAAAAGCCGGTGTATCAGTAGGTACATACTATTATTATTATGAATCTAAAATGGATCTTTTAAGAGAAGCATTCAATAAGGCTGATAAGTATTTTCTTGAACAAGTAGAAGGCAAATTAACCGAAAGGGAATGTAAAAAACGAATAGTGGAATTTTTTGACATTTATGCAGACTATACTTTGAAAGATGAAATTGATGTGATAAAAAAGTTTTATACGTCAGAAAACAAAATGTTTATTGTTGATGGTAGGGGTATGCAGAATGTTTTAACAAATATCATTAGAGATGGACAAAAAAATAATGAAATAAGCAAAGATTCAACTCCGGAAACTTTAACAAAGATGCTTTTTGTTGTTGCAAGGGGTATCATTTTTGATTGGTGTTTATATGATGGAAAAACTGACTTAAAAAAGGAAATGAAAGAAATTATGGAAATGATAACAAAACAAATATAA